The following DNA comes from Cryptococcus deuterogattii R265 chromosome 2, complete sequence.
ATTTTGATGTGGAGACTGCTTTTGGAGGCGGCTCCGATCCTTCTCGCCCCTCAACTTCAAGTGTACATCGCACGATGCGGATTCGACTTATGGCAGATGAGGGCGAAGATATCCCTAAAAGCGTTAGTCAGTTGGTCATTACCATTCAAGCTATTGCTTCCATTAAAAGCGTCCATGACTACCTGAGGCCGCGCATTGCCGATGGAAATTTTGGTTCAGGATTCTCACAAATGTTTGCGGCATACGCAGCAGGTAGGTCAGGTGGAGCCCCTGGGTCGAGCACATCGAGACTTCTTAACGCTCTCGCCGGCAACCCGGACAGTGGTGCGTCACCCGCTTCCCGTGCTGCTGCGCCGTCTGTCCCAGCACACGCGAGCAGCACTGCTGAATCGGGCCCATCCAGTGGCAGATCACAACGACGCCGCAGTGCCCGGCTTAATCCCCTTAATGACGCTGAACTTGCCGCCGATGAAGCACCAACAGCTGTAGCCGGGGTGACGTCTCCGTCCGCTTCTGCGCCTCTTTCACCCACTACATTGACGACTTCTGAGCGGAGGGCCATACTGCCAGCTATGTCCATGGGAATGgactttgatgatgaagaggactACTCGGAAGATGAGTACGACGCCCCTGTGAGTTATGACCATGGTATCCGATATTTCCAGAGCTAATTAGGTGCAGATGATTGATCAAGTCATGGAGGAGGATCTTGCTGCCACAGGACCCAGCGAAAGCGTCGTTAATATGGATGTCACTGCCGACGGGTCTCGTGTTGAGGCCAAGACACCTCAAGGCACTCGCATCGCCACTCCGCAACAGAATACTCCAGTCACTGGGCCATCCACTACTAGCTTCAGCCGCGCTGCTCCATCGCGATCTACTTCTTACGCTGGAGCTTTGAAAACAGAGCCTACTGATTGGCATCTCGAATTTTTCCTCAATGGCGAGAAGCTTGATATCGATGATACCATCTACGGAGCAATTTACAAGCATAAGCATGCTACTGGGTTTAACGGTGTGAATGACTTCATTACAACCCCAGTTATCAAATTTAGAAAAGTCGAAGGCCCACTTCCGACAAAAGAAACTGCTGCTGAGCTTTCATCGATGATTGCCTCCAGCCGCCTTCCATCAATATTTGAGCCATCCGTATCTTCGACATCGAAGATTCTACATCTTTTACGAGTCGTACATGATTTGTCCGCTGATGGTCGCGAGAACTTGGGAGACGAGAAAGGATCCTTGGACGAGAATCTGTTTGTGAACAACAAATTAACTGCAAAATTGACGAGACAGCTCGAAGAGATTCTCATCATCGCGAGCAACTGTCTTCCTACATGGGCTATTGATCTGCCGAAacacttctctttcctcttcccttttgaCACGCGCTATAATTTCTTGCAGCTCACCTCATTTGGTTtccctcgtcttcttctcaaagTTCAACAGTCGAGCAGATCGCGGGACGACATGCCAAACATTgccaatcttcttcgtcgcaAGGTGCGAATTTCAAGGACACAGCTTTTAGAATCCTGTGCCAAGGTTATGGAGATGTACGCAACTTTTCCCGGGACCCTTGAAGTGGAGTACTTTGATGAGATAGGGACTGGTCTTGGTCCGACTCTAGAGTTTTATGCTCTTGCATCCAAAGAATTTGCCAGGAGGAATCTCCACGTgtggagagatgaggattcTGGCATTGCGGGCAATTATGTCCACCATCCCCATGGCCttttcccatctcctcttccccgtGCTTCGGCTGAACTCATGGCGTCCCGTCTCAAATGGTTCAAGACGCTAGGTCAATTTATTGGTCGCTCCATGCTTGATAGCAGGATAATCGACATCAGTTTAAACAAGGTCTTCTTGAAATTGTTGTTAGATAAACCCGTCAAAAAGAGTTTGTCCACTTTGAGGGCGGTTGATCCCTCGCTCGCCCGCTCGTTAGAGAGATTGCAAGGGTATCATTGTGCCAGGAAGGAGATCGAAGCGCTTCCTATTCCCGCTTCGTCACGACGGACCAAACTGGCTGCGTTGACCGTCGGCGATGCGAAGCTTGCAGACCTTGCGCTCGACTTCACTCTTCCTGGTTATGATATCGAGCTGAAGCCCGGTGGTGCGCACATCGAGGTGGATGACAGCAACCTTGGTGAGTATCTGGAAAAGGTACTGGACTGGACTTTAGGGTCGGGTGTGGTCGAGCAAGTGAAAGCGTTCCAAGATGGTAGGTCAAATCCTTGTTTGCTTTTGTTTTGTATACTGAATGCGGCGATCGTAGGCTTCTCATCTATTTTTCCCATTAAAAGCATCAAGATATTTTCACTTGATGAGCTTTATCTGTTATTTGGCAACGCCGACGAAGATTGGTCCCGTGAGAGTAAGCCTTTCAGACTTTTGTTTGTCCAAAAACCCCGCTGATGTCATAAAAGCACTCGAGGCGGCCATCAAGGCTGATCATGGGTACAATCAAGATAGCCGGGCTGTACAGAATTTGATTGAGGTTATGTCTTCCTATAATAAAGAACAGCGACGGCAATTCCTTCAATTGTAAGCCGCCGCCTAGTTATCTTGTGGAGACACGTAAGAAATTGTTCTTCTGACGCTTGATTATAGCATGACTGGTGCGCCTAAATTACCCATCGGCGGTTTTAAAGGTCTCACTCCGCCCTTCACTGTGGTTCGGAAACCTCATGAGCCTCCCTACAAGGCCGATGACTACCTTCCTAGTGTGATGACATGTGCTTTGGTGAGTTGAACCGTTATTTTTTTCAGCTATGGCGGACGGATGTTAACCCGATTTCAGTACCTGAAAATGCCAGATTACTCGAGCAAAGAGGTCCTGGCTGCTCAATTTGAACGGGCAATGAGGGATGGCAGGGGATCGTTCCTACTATCATAGACAATTCACACCAACTTTTCTATTCGTATCATTTTACATCCATAGCATCACAACAATTCACCACTTGTTACGCTTGTGACAATTGATCATTTGAGCATGGCTTTCTTTCTATTTTATATCTTCTGTCTGCAACAAAAAACCTTGTGTATCGTAGAGTCTTCCACATCTGATGTACTGTCTGAACGAAAGTTCTTTTATCTGACGGAATGGCATTGAAAACAGTAATTCAATTGTCGGTGGTGGGTGGATGATGTTGCTTGTCGTTTGTTGTTAAGATGACGTGACATTTCTGCTGCCGGTTCGGGATAACCGGAGGGCTGAACGCCGTAGCGTACCGACCGAGTTCGGGGGCACCGGGGTTTAGGGTGTGGTTGAAGACCGACTGACTTGTGAAACTTCTCCTACACGACGATCACTCACCCATCACTGTATAAGTGCTGCATATACATCTTCGTCGCCGCTCATACTCTATCACACGTACTGCTACATCCACAGCCCCGTCGACAACAAACCATAATGAGACTTCCATCCATCGCAAACCACTCTCTCAGGACATCAAGGGGTTTCGCAACTTCAACTCAACTCTCAGTCCCCCTGCTGCTCACCCCAAAACAGTTCAACAGTCTTCCCAAGGTAAGCATCCATTCCCAAGACTGTGACTTTCACCACTAGCTGTATCCCTCATGCGCTTGAGGGTCGAACCATGCTCATTCTGCTGATACCATGCCCCTACTCACATACCAGCAAACCACTTTGCCTCTTGACGCCACATGGCATATGCCCAATTCTCCTCGCTCAGCCTTGGCCGAGTACCTCAATGGCCCACGCATTCCCAATGCTTTGCGATTCGACTTGGATGAAGTAGCCGAGCTATCAGTCGACAAGAACCCCATGAGCTTGACACACATGCTGCCCAGTGCTGAGAGATTCAAGAAGGAACTCGGTAAGCATCACATTTCGCTGTTTTAGGCTCTATGTCGCTGATAGGCCCAAAGAGAGGCTCGGAATTAATAAGGATACCCATGTCGTTTTGTACGACACCATTGGTgttttctcatctcctaGAGCATTGTATACATTCAGAGGTACGATCCTATcgtatatatatatatatatatatatatatatacttCATGTGAGGGAGAATGAGAGCTAACAGCCAACAGCTTTTGGCCATGACAAAGTCTCGGTACTTGATGGAGGACTCCCCAGGTGGATTGAGGAAGGTAATGAAGTTGAGATGGGTGAAGCGGGCGAAATCGGGTCGAGCGAGTACCCTACAGTTCAAGGTCCTAAGAAAGACTGGGTTCGATGTGCGTTTGTGCTTGTGACCTGTTTTCTTCCCATTATGTCCCTAACCAGACTCTGTCTTCTTTTGTAGCCTACGAAGAGATCGTATCTAACAGTAAGAAGCCGCTTTCGGACCCCACATCAGAAATCGTGCTCGATCACCGGCCTGCGGCGCGCTTCCTGGGTATCAACCCCGAGCCTCGACCCAATCTCCCTTCTGGCCATATCCCCAACTCTCGTTCGCTCCCCTTTACCCAATACCTTGTTCCTGCCAGTGACAAAAAACCCTTCACCAACTACAGACCGGTCTCGGAGCTAAAACAGGTCCTTGCCGAAGGCCTGGGAGGTGAGACAGTGTGGGATGATATTGTAAGCAGAGACAAGTCTATTGTATTCAGCTGTGGGAGCGGTATGACAGCTGCAATTGGATGGTTGGCCAACGAGCTTATCAGAGAGTCGGAGGGAAAGGCGCCCAAGTCAGCTTTATATGATGAGTCGTGGACAGGCTATGCCTTGAGGGAGGATAGTAAGATCGCTAGAAATGGGCATTATAAGCCATGatcccaaaaaaaaaaatgttTGTAGGAATACGATGACAAACGTGGAAATATAGCAAATGATCGCCAAGTTGATTAGTGAAAGGATGCGAACTGTATAGTCACAAGAACAATGGACTAGTCAAAGGAAATAGTTGTTATTTTTTACCAGGAGAAGTATAGAGGATATCTGGCTTCATGCATTGCTCAGTAGTAGTATCTTTTCCGCTAGCCAGTAGTCAAAGTAATTAGTATCGTGAATGAAGCCGTTGTATAGGGATCTTCCTGTAGGTCTGTCACTACTCTTTTCCTACGACGTTGGCGAAACAAAGTGGGCTTTGGGAATGGTGGTTAGTTATTATAATTGATAATTAACTACCCATATTACGGATTATGATGACGATTGATAAATATGATGCAAAGAACGAATGATAATGTGCTATATATATTAATGACCATTACGATTGTTATTAATTATTTTCGCCGGCGGAATCAAAAGCGACGTTCGAAGTTTGATGCAACTCCTACGCACTTCTAAAACTCGACTGTTAAGTCGTCTTTCACCGCTCCGCCCACCACAAAGACTCAGTCACAGACCGTTGAAACGCCATCTTATTCTGACCTTGGGTATCCACCACCGCCAGTTCAGCCACCCGAAGCGTCCACATATAACACTCGAGACAAATCCAGCACGGGAGTACTATTCACATTAAAACTACAGACCTACAATGAGTTTTCTTTTCGGAGGTAGCAGTAGGTTCTTTACACACTTCTGATTCTCAGGAGACTCAATACCTCCGCCTAATTTTCTTAAAAACTGATGAT
Coding sequences within:
- a CDS encoding mitochondrial import inner membrane translocase subunit TIM10, whose product is MRLPSIANHSLRTSRGFATSTQLSVPLLLTPKQFNSLPKQTTLPLDATWHMPNSPRSALAEYLNGPRIPNALRFDLDEVAELSVDKNPMSLTHMLPSAERFKKELERLGINKDTHVVLYDTIGVFSSPRALYTFRAFGHDKVSVLDGGLPRWIEEGNEVEMGEAGEIGSSEYPTVQGPKKDWVRSYEEIVSNSKKPLSDPTSEIVLDHRPAARFLGINPEPRPNLPSGHIPNSRSLPFTQYLVPASDKKPFTNYRPVSELKQVLAEGLGGETVWDDIVSRDKSIVFSCGSGMTAAIGWLANELIRESEGKAPKSALYDESWTGYALREDSKIARNGHYKP